A part of Vulpes vulpes isolate BD-2025 chromosome 15, VulVul3, whole genome shotgun sequence genomic DNA contains:
- the CYP2E1 gene encoding cytochrome P450 2E1: MAALGITVALLVWMATLMFISIWKQIYSRWKLPPGPFPLPIIGNILQVDIKNVPKSLAKLAEQYGPVFTLYLGSQRTVVLHGYKAVKEVLLDHKNELSGRGEVFAFQSHKDRGITFNNGPGWKDTRRLSLSTLRDYGMGKRGNEERIQREIPFLLEALRGTRGQPFDPTFLLGFAPFNVIADILFHKHFDYTDQTGLRIQKMFNENFHLLSTGWLQLYNIFPSYLHYLPGSHRKVLRNVAELKDYSLERVKEHQESLDPTCSRDFTDCLLQELQKERYGTEPWYTLDNIAVTVTDLFFAGTETTSTTLRYGLLILMKYPEVEEKLHEEIDRVIGPSRVPAIKDRLEMPYMDAVVHEIQRFIDLLPSNLPHVANQDTMFRGYVIPKGTVVIPTLDSVLFDKQEFPDPEKFKPEHFLNENGKFKYSDYFKAFSAGKRVCVGEGLARMELFLFLSAILQHFNLKSLVDPKDIDLSPCTIGFAKIPPHYKLCVVPRSG; the protein is encoded by the exons ATGGCCGCCTTGGGCATCACAGTGGCCCTGCTGGTGTGGATGGCCACCTTAATGTTTATCTCTATCTGGAAGCAGATCTACAGCCGCTGGAAACTGCCCCCTGGCCCTTTTCCACTGCCCATTATTGGGAATATTCTGCAGGTGGATATCAAGAATGTTCCCAAATCTCTCGCCAAG CTGGCAGAGCAGTACGGGCCAGTGTTCACCTTGTACCTGGGCTCCCAGCGCACGGTGGTCCTGCATGGCTACAAGGCGGTGAAGGAAGTTCTGCTTGACCACAAGAATGAGCTTTCTGGCAGAGGAGAAGTCTTCGCCTTCCAGTCGCACAAGGACAGAG GGATCACGTTCAACAACGGGCCCGGCTGGAAGGACACTCGGCGACTCTCCCTGAGCACCCTCCGGGACTACGGCATGGGGAAGCGCGGCAACGAGGAGCGGATCCAGAGGGAGATCCCTTTCCTGCTGGAGGCGCTCAGGGGCACCCGGG GCCAGCCCTTCGACCCCACCTTTCTCCTGGGCTTCGCCCCCTTCAACGTCATCGCCGACATCCTCTTCCACAAGCACTTTGACTACACGGATCAGACGGGGCTGCGGATACAGAAGATGTTCAACGAGAACTTCCACCTGCTCAGCACCGGCTGGCTCCAG CTTTATAACATTTTCCCGAGCTATCTGCACTACCTGCCCGGAAGCCATAGAAAAGTCTTAAGGAATGTGGCTGAACTAAAGGATTACAGCTTAGAAAGGGTGAAGGAGCACCAGGAGTCACTGGACCCCACCTGCTCCCGGGACTTCACCGACTGCTTGCTCCAGGAGCTGCAGAAG GAGAGATACGGTACGGAGCCTTGGTATACCTTGGACAACATTGCCGTGACCGTGACTGACCTGTTCTTTGCGGGCACGGAGACCACCAGCACCACCCTGAGATACGGGCTCCTGATTCTCATGAAATACCCAGAGGTCGAAG AGAAACTTCATGAAGAAATCGACAGGGTGATTGGCCCAAGCCGAGTCCCCGCCATCAAGGACAGGCTGGAGATGCCCTACATGGATGCCGTGGTGCACGAGATTCAGCGATTCATCGACCTGCTGCCCTCCAACCTGCCCCATGTAGCAAACCAGGACACGATGTTCAGAGGATATGTCATCCCCAAG GGCACAGTGGTAATTCCCACACTGGACTCCGTCTTGTTTGACAAACAAGAATTCCCTGATCCAGAGAAGTTCAAGCCAGAGCACTTTCTGAATGAAAACGGAAAGTTCAAATATAGTGACTACTTCAAGGCATTCTCTGCAG GAAAGCGGGTGTGTGTTGGAGAAGGCCTGGCTCGCATGGAGCTCTTCCTGTTCTTGTCCGCCATTTTGCAGCACTTTAACCTGAAGTCTCTCGTCGACCCCAAGGATATTGACCTCAGTCCCTGCACAATTGGGTTTGCCAAGATCCCCCCCCATTACAAACTCTGTGTCGTTCCCCGCTCGGGCTGA